The Candidatus Tumulicola sp. genome has a window encoding:
- a CDS encoding patatin-like phospholipase family protein: MKALILSGGGARGAYEAGAALTLLKHERFDIICGTSIGAINGAFIAQDEVEQLERLWRSIASSKVIRLAPEIDALAKVASDLRHLSASPLTRRAGLIVHLAQDYAKVDSPGKLTHLLGALSSQPFADVLGPHVRYASLKRTLVVAVTNLTRGRPEAFYYFAGQGADEDTKYFAEREPFGHPMTEANYLDAVRASSAIPGAFSPVIISDAACEACLYVDGGVTGNAPINHAIHAGADDVTVIHMDRPDLRPPNWQISSIGDIAMVSHDVMQQRMIERDLRLAATINEAVMAGRAPDRRYVTIRTISPQAPIGLSVLDFDKQDRIDAAIEQGKRDAERVRETP; the protein is encoded by the coding sequence ATGAAGGCCCTCATTCTCAGCGGTGGCGGCGCCCGGGGCGCTTACGAGGCTGGCGCCGCCCTGACGTTGCTCAAGCACGAACGCTTCGACATCATCTGCGGCACGTCCATCGGCGCCATCAACGGAGCGTTCATCGCACAAGATGAGGTAGAGCAGCTCGAGCGGCTCTGGAGATCGATCGCATCGAGCAAGGTGATCCGCCTGGCGCCCGAGATCGACGCACTGGCGAAAGTCGCCTCGGACCTTCGGCACCTTTCCGCAAGTCCGCTGACGCGCCGGGCGGGGCTCATCGTTCACCTGGCCCAGGACTACGCGAAGGTAGATTCACCCGGCAAGCTTACTCACTTGCTCGGCGCGCTCAGCTCGCAGCCCTTCGCCGACGTGCTTGGGCCGCACGTGAGATATGCGTCGCTCAAGCGTACGCTGGTCGTGGCCGTGACCAACCTGACGCGGGGAAGGCCGGAAGCATTCTATTATTTCGCTGGTCAGGGTGCCGACGAAGATACGAAGTATTTCGCGGAGCGGGAACCGTTCGGCCATCCGATGACCGAAGCAAATTATCTTGATGCGGTGCGCGCATCCTCCGCCATACCAGGCGCCTTCTCCCCGGTGATCATTTCGGACGCGGCGTGCGAAGCATGCCTGTATGTCGATGGCGGCGTCACCGGCAACGCACCCATCAACCATGCCATTCACGCGGGCGCCGACGACGTGACCGTGATCCACATGGACCGCCCCGATTTGCGCCCGCCGAACTGGCAGATCTCGTCCATCGGGGACATCGCGATGGTCAGCCACGACGTCATGCAGCAGCGAATGATCGAGCGCGATCTCCGTCTTGCTGCGACGATCAATGAGGCAGTGATGGCCGGCCGGGCGCCGGACCGACGCTACGTCACGATCCGAACCATCAGTCCGCAAGCCCCGATCGGGCTGTCCGTGCTCGACTTTGACAAACAAGACCGCATCGACGCGGCGATCGAGCAGGGCAAACGCGACGCCGAGCGCGTGCGGGAGACTCCGTAG
- a CDS encoding aminopeptidase produces MNRLLMAFALSAVALSLTMTRAAADAPNLQQLAQRIITTSVAVQPGEVVVIEGGKHTIPLMEALAIEAQKAGGLVTLWLDSDKVIRSLDTEVPEQFLSQQPRYQATWYRAIDVYINLPPASDIAALDAGVSAKRLGEINAAGEFLTPLLDGMKYRALVITYPTDQRGKSFKLNGATYVNMVWGAMGADYTKIAAAGESLKHKLAVGKTVRITSPAGTDITFKLAGRMPNLTDGIITGPQAKGHKFVDRSAGLPDGVVSVAPNEKSANGKVVVPRAACRFGVMKNVAFTLKNGMASGLTAASGLDCFNGLVAASGGPTMEFSNISIGLNPAWPNHEENGAAYYPGPGAGLVFVSIGDNQLLGGSVKTVGNFGFGFPITHATVYIDGVKVVDNGNLVG; encoded by the coding sequence ATGAACAGATTGCTTATGGCGTTTGCGCTCAGCGCCGTCGCGCTTTCGCTGACGATGACCCGCGCTGCAGCGGACGCACCCAACCTCCAACAGCTCGCGCAACGCATCATCACGACGTCGGTCGCCGTTCAGCCCGGCGAAGTCGTCGTCATCGAGGGTGGTAAGCACACCATCCCGTTAATGGAAGCCCTTGCCATCGAAGCCCAAAAGGCTGGCGGCCTGGTGACGCTGTGGCTCGACTCGGACAAAGTGATCCGGTCGCTGGACACGGAGGTGCCCGAACAGTTCCTCTCGCAACAGCCGCGCTACCAAGCGACATGGTACAGGGCGATCGACGTCTACATCAATCTGCCGCCCGCGTCGGACATCGCCGCCCTGGATGCGGGAGTGTCGGCCAAGCGTCTGGGCGAGATCAACGCAGCCGGTGAATTCTTGACGCCGTTGCTTGACGGCATGAAGTACCGCGCGCTGGTCATCACCTACCCGACGGATCAACGCGGAAAGTCATTCAAACTCAATGGCGCTACGTACGTCAACATGGTGTGGGGAGCGATGGGCGCCGACTACACGAAGATCGCCGCCGCCGGCGAAAGTCTCAAACACAAACTGGCGGTGGGCAAAACCGTCCGCATCACCTCGCCAGCCGGCACCGACATCACCTTTAAGCTCGCCGGCCGGATGCCGAATCTCACCGACGGCATCATCACGGGCCCGCAGGCCAAAGGCCACAAGTTCGTCGACCGCTCCGCAGGGCTGCCGGACGGAGTCGTCTCCGTCGCTCCGAACGAGAAATCGGCCAACGGCAAAGTCGTCGTGCCGCGCGCTGCCTGCCGGTTTGGGGTTATGAAGAATGTGGCCTTTACGCTCAAAAACGGCATGGCGAGCGGGCTCACGGCCGCTTCGGGCCTGGACTGCTTCAACGGACTCGTCGCCGCATCGGGCGGTCCAACGATGGAGTTCTCGAATATTTCCATCGGATTGAACCCGGCGTGGCCGAACCATGAAGAGAACGGGGCGGCGTATTATCCCGGTCCCGGCGCGGGCCTCGTCTTTGTGAGCATCGGCGACAATCAGCTGCTTGGCGGCAGCGTGAAGACGGTCGGCAACTTCGGCTTCGGGTTTCCGATAACGCACGCCACTGTCTACATCGACGGCGTGAAGGTCGTCGACAACGGAAACCTCGTGGGCTAG
- a CDS encoding DoxX family protein translates to MEIAILLARLFLGLALAAHGAQKIFGWFGGYGIRGTGGFFEGLGFRPGTLFAAGAGLGEFGGGLLTALGLGGPIGPALIVMVMLVALIVVHWKNGFFAPNGIELTLMNITGALLLTFVGPGLYSVDALLGINAAWPESIRWISLAVAVVLALVNIAIRRPAPAKAAAQS, encoded by the coding sequence ATGGAAATTGCAATCCTGCTGGCACGCCTGTTCTTGGGCTTAGCCCTGGCGGCGCACGGAGCGCAAAAGATCTTTGGCTGGTTCGGGGGCTACGGCATCAGGGGGACCGGCGGTTTCTTCGAAGGGCTCGGCTTCCGGCCAGGCACGCTGTTCGCTGCCGGGGCCGGGCTCGGTGAGTTCGGCGGCGGATTGCTGACCGCGCTCGGTCTCGGTGGTCCGATCGGACCAGCGCTCATTGTCATGGTCATGCTCGTGGCGCTGATCGTGGTGCACTGGAAGAACGGCTTTTTCGCCCCCAACGGCATCGAACTGACGCTGATGAACATCACCGGCGCGCTGCTGCTGACCTTCGTGGGACCAGGCTTGTATTCGGTCGACGCGTTGTTGGGCATCAACGCCGCGTGGCCGGAGAGCATCCGCTGGATCAGCCTGGCAGTCGCAGTGGTGCTGGCTCTCGTGAACATCGCGATCCGCCGGCCCGCGCCGGCGAAGGCCGCGGCCCAATCGTAA